CGTTGCCTGCTTCACAGAAGTTCATAATTCAAGTACTGAAACTGGACACTACTAGTATGTTTGTGAAGCCATATGCTGAGGAGATGATCCGTGATGCCGTCATCAAGTTCAGGGACGAAAACTCTTACGCAAAGGCGAATtgatcgttttttttcttcttctcggtTTCGGTTACTAGATGTCGATTTTGGATCTTAATGTAGTGTGGAGATCAACAAGGATTTGTGGGAAATCTCTGATGGAAAATATACatgtttgttaattattaatgtACAACGAATCTGAAAAACCGAATTGGTTTATTTTGACAACGCAACAAAACTTTGCAAATGATATAATTTGAAAACGCGAACTGGTCGCAGCTGGGAAGACTTTTGGACATCACGGGTACtcgttttttgttgttgttatggcTTTGTTGACTAAGGTTACTTGGAACAACATCGGAATGCATCAGCCACAAACGAATTGGTACAAGGGCGTATGGTTCCCCTACTCAACGCCCAagtactcttttcttttgtggctCACAATCCAAAACAGACTATCCACAGGGGATCACATCAAAGCATGGAACTCTGGGCAACAAGTCACCTGCACACTCTGCGGCAATGCTGAAGAAACACGGAATCTCCTATTCTTCTCATGCCATTACACCTCCGAAGTTTGGAGAACCCTTACGCAGCGGCTCCTGTCCAACGACTACTCTCGTGACTGGAACCGTCTCCTTCCTCTGCTCTGCAATACAAATATGCCAACggatcttctctttttgtttcggTATGTCTTCCAAGCCTCTGTTTACCACATATGGCGAGAAAGAAATGCCCGACGACACGGAGAAATCAGCTCACCACCAAACCGGCTCATAAAGTTCATAGACAAGAATGTTCGCAATAGAATCAACTCAATTCGAGACACTGGAGATCATAACTACAACGCTTGCCTGCAGCTATGGTTCTCCACGAGGCCTCTTTCATCCACACACTCTCTCTGAATTTTCCTTTCAGCTTTGTAATTTCAGTTTTCTCTCTAAAACACTAAACTAACCGTTGCAGTCATTGTACAATGGTTTTGATAGAATAAAATTTGAGAATATTACACTCTTAGAcacttttttaaaacttattcCGTGTTTAGGCACTTCCAAAAGAGTAGACACtttctctatgtttttttactaaaataccCTATTAACTAAACTACTCTCTTAATCCTTAATCCacgttctctctctctctctttctttctctctctcttcatctttgtAAACAACTTTAGTTGCGTCTACTTCAATGGAATTGTTCAAAATAGACAGTTctcaaaaaaagttatttgttGGATGTTCAAAATAGCCGATCTCCTTATAATTATTTGTTGAATCCACTCActcatttctttattttagtattttagatGCTATGGAGTTCTTCTTTCAGTTAAAGGATTTGGTATTCAAATTTTGCAGAATTTGAGATTTCTATATTGTAGAATTACTCGGATTGTTGTGAGATTATGGATTGATTGGAGAGTTCGATATTTTATTCGTTTTCACTGATTGTagattgtgatttattttgcaatttaaatctttgttttgacATAAATTTGAGATTCAGTTCTttaagaaacttcttcttcttcaacaatggcggcttgatttgatttttgctctctctcatGTATCAAACTCGTTTCATCTACGTAGCATCGAGATTCCAGTTAATCGAATCTCCTATTATCATGGACATGCTATATAGAATGGATATAAATCAGTAAAAAGGTTTTcgaatggatatatttaaatggatttgttattatggacaccaaaaaattgtttgttgattttttttttcagtttgcAGAAACCTCCACCTTTAAGACCTTATGGACATgaaactttggtttctttacaaaacaCGGTTAATCGAATCTCCTGTTATTATTGACATGGTATATAGAATGGATACGGATCAGTAGAAAAGTTTctgaatggatatatttaaatggactcgttattatggataccaaaaaattgtttgttgatttttctttcagtttgcAGAGACCTCCACCTTCAAGACCTTATGGACATgaaactttggtttctttacaaaCCACAGTTAATCGAATATCCTGTTATTATGGACATGATATATAGATTGAATATGGATCAGTAAAAAGGTTTccgaatggatatatttaaatggactcgttattatggacaccaaaaaattgtttgttgatctTTTTTACAGTTTGCAGAGATCTCCACCTCTAAGACCTTATGAACATAGAAATTTTACCAAATTCCTAAGATAATCGAGATCgaattgtttaagaaaattcTCCCATTTATTTGCAGAATCGGTACCATCGATTTTTGGTGAGCCGCCGCCATAATCGATAAGAGGAATCGAGCCTAGAAGTTATGGAGACGTGGAGAGAGAAAGGCACTACAAATCATGAAagggggagagagagagagagatttcttttattttgcgTAAGGAttgtggaagagagagaaaatgtttaatttgtattaaattttaaaataaaagtagttGGTTAAATTAAAGGTAAAAATGTCtttaaaaaagtcaaataatagaaaaagtGTCCTCTCCCTTATAAGTGTCTCAAAAGGAATAAGATTATTTTAAAGTGCCTAAACGTGTCACATTCccataaaattttacattctttcaaaaaaaaaagaaaacgcgAACCGGCCGGTAATCAccaaataacattaaaataacTAAACCGGTTTGGCATtcactctcttcctctctgaGAGTCTCAGACTCACACACAGTGGTGGTTCGTTTAGGGTATTTGTTGAATTTTTCAGAGCTTCCGAAtcagagagattgagaagaaatcaaatagaGAAAATGATGTTATCGTTTGCGATTGCATATACAGCGAAGAGATTTGTTCATCGGAGTCTTGTGGTGAGAGGTAATGCTGCAACTGTTTCTCcctctttttccttttgccGGAGAAGAGCTTTCTCTGGTAAGACTAGTTATGATTACAGAGAGAAACTGAGTAGAAATGGGCTGACTGAATTAAAGTTAGATGACGCTGTTGCTCTGTTCGGTGAAATGGTCAAGTCTCGTCCTTTACCTTCCATTGTTGAGTTCAATAAATTGTTGAGTGCCATTGCTAAGATGAACAAGTTTGATCTTGTCATCTCTCTCGGCAAAAAGCAATAAATGAGGGTTTTCGAACTCATTGGTTCGAACGAACAATTCGCTGAAATGTTTAACCGGACAATGTCGGAAGCTTCCACATTGATTATGAAGAAGGTTTTAGAAGTTTACAAAGGATTCGAAGATGTAAATACTTTGGTGGATGTGGGAGGAGGAATTGGAACAATCATAGGTCAAGTGACTTCCAAGTATCCTCATATTAAAGGCATCAATTTCGATCTAGCATCGGTTTTAGCCCATGCTCCTTTTAATAAAGGTACACGGCCACTAAgtgataattaaaattaaaaagttaccGCTCttaaaattatcatattactCTTGCTCAATATTACATATAGGAGTGGAGCATGTTTCAGGAGATATGTTTAAAGAAATTCCAAAAGGAGATGCCATCTTCATGAAAGTAAGTAGAAAATGAAATGGTTAATGATTGACACTTTGACAGTGGATACTACATGATTGGACTGACGAAGATTGTGTAAAGATCctaaaaaattattggaaaAGTCTTCCCGAGAAAGGAAAAGTGATAATAGTCGAGGTGGTTACGCCCGAGGAACCAAAGATTAACGACATTTCTTCTAACATTGTGTTCGGTATGGACATGCTGATGTTAGCAGTAAGCTCAGGTGGTAAGGAGAG
This sequence is a window from Arabidopsis thaliana chromosome 1 sequence. Protein-coding genes within it:
- a CDS encoding Nucleotide excision repair, TFIIH, subunit TTDA (Nucleotide excision repair, TFIIH, subunit TTDA; FUNCTIONS IN: DNA binding; INVOLVED IN: nucleotide-excision repair; LOCATED IN: endomembrane system; CONTAINS InterPro DOMAIN/s: Nucleotide excision repair, TFIIH, subunit TTDA (InterPro:IPR009400); BEST Arabidopsis thaliana protein match is: Nucleotide excision repair, TFIIH, subunit TTDA (TAIR:AT1G12400.1); Has 30201 Blast hits to 17322 proteins in 780 species: Archae - 12; Bacteria - 1396; Metazoa - 17338; Fungi - 3422; Plants - 5037; Viruses - 0; Other Eukaryotes - 2996 (source: NCBI BLink).) → MVNSIKGVFISCDVPMAQFIAHLNNSLPASQKFIIQVLKLDTTSMFVKPYAEEMIRDAVIKFRDENSYAKAN
- a CDS encoding S-adenosyl-L-methionine-dependent methyltransferases superfamily protein (S-adenosyl-L-methionine-dependent methyltransferases superfamily protein; FUNCTIONS IN: O-methyltransferase activity; LOCATED IN: cytosol; CONTAINS InterPro DOMAIN/s: O-methyltransferase, family 2 (InterPro:IPR001077); BEST Arabidopsis thaliana protein match is: O-methyltransferase family protein (TAIR:AT1G63140.2); Has 3382 Blast hits to 3378 proteins in 578 species: Archae - 1; Bacteria - 985; Metazoa - 106; Fungi - 673; Plants - 1491; Viruses - 0; Other Eukaryotes - 126 (source: NCBI BLink).); protein product: MRVFELIGSNEQFAEMFNRTMSEASTLIMKKVLEVYKGFEDVNTLVDVGGGIGTIIGQVTSKYPHIKGINFDLASVLAHAPFNKGVEHVSGDMFKEIPKGDAIFMKWILHDWTDEDCVKILKNYWKSLPEKGKVIIVEVVTPEEPKINDISSNIVFGMDMLMLAVSSGGKERSLSQFETLASDSGFLRCEIICHAFSYSVIELHK